gcgagcaggcagacgaggagggtacagcggctacacgcgaacgcgcatatgcgagcgcgcatgtgtgacgacccgctacatttatgcgcgtacaaagttacaaatagtccctttaaacaatgCTTTCccaactttgtaaaacaaaatgtgaccaataaataactagatataaatttaaaataataaatcatacaccagcaacttagtaaaaaatcatcaaaattaACAAGAATTACTATTCaactgtaaacctttttaaccCCGTGACAAGTTGGTCAAAACTTAatcaggaattaaaattacCGTATATAATGTCTGTAGTATATTAACATAGAGCTTTATTGAATAggtcggccccattgtcaccgatatccgatccagctatatgagtcagtatcggcccagtATGTgaactggtatcggtatcggtgcatccctaattccaATACAAATGCAGTCAGTAATCAGTAATTGTAACACATTTGAAGTGATTTTGGCTCCAACACTgtgtttgaaataaaataatgactATAAGGTTAAAGggctgattaaaaaaagtacaagGGAATTCCATGAAAGTACAAACACATTATATAAAGAACTGAACGTTAGGTGATGGAAAAATGTAACAAGATCTTATGCGTCATTGTGGTGCTTCAGAAGAGATACAGAGCTGTGCTCGTGTCCTTGAATTGCAATAAACCAGATACAATGGTGGGAATATTTTTAATAGTCCACTCCTGCAGAGTATTCTGACAACAGAATAAACCCGGACCGCAATAACATCTCCCCATCATGTAGGAAAACGGTTAAGTGTCATGTAGGAAAAAAGCACTGTTAAAGCTCTTTAGGGTCATGAGGTTTCCAAGGAACAGATGCATGCGGGTCTATTTGTACACAAGTATAAATTCCTGGCAGGTCGTAAACGTCGCAATGTGTTGGATATTAGTTTAGAGCAGAGAATTTATGACAGACCTCTTTGGACAGATCGTCTCCTGGCTgctatacacagacacacacacgctcacaatTAAAGTCCCAGTATATTAATCACAATGATATTTTTCAGTATTTAAATAGGAGACGCATATTAAAGTCGCATACAGATTTACCTCTCAATTAGTCTGTTTTAAGATAAGTTATGAACAAAGTAGTTTTATCTTCTTCCTGAGTTTGTTTGAAGGTTAAATTACTGCAAATGTCATATgtgataaatataaatatatgagaCTGAAAAGTGATTTATTTGTTCATCCAATTCTACAAATAATTCACATCAGACATATTCAGTATGTGTagaacatactgtgtgtgtccTGTAGCTCACACAAATATGGTGgtagaaagtaactaagtacatacTAAGTAGGaagtactcaagtactgtacttaagtagtATTTTGAGGTATGCTTACTTTACTTTAGAATTGCCATTTTCAGCTTCTTTACAATTCAGAGGCCAGTATTGCACATttgactccactacatttatttactaaCTTTAGTTACTATTTACTTttcatgttcagatcaataatacaaacatatattcaacaaataaattaagatGTAATATTATTGattaagataaaactttattgatccccgggggaaattcacaagctacGCAGCAGATAAACTTCATATAAAGTGATTGAatttagctccacctttaccagcttcTACAttgaagtgatgaacacattaaagcATGAATCATTATCATCcaataatattatatacattatccTGAAGcaggccattctgcataatgagatgactttttttactttaagtataatttgatgctaatttttatttattacttttactgaagtaaacatgacttttacttgtaatattTCTACAGTGATATTGCttcttttaattatttactAGTCGACTAAAGACCAAAAcgggggagacaccccaggtgaatagggtattACTAATAGATATACAATAggttttttgaaaatgtatgtttaagtatgcaaatgaggcattatcttatcaaatatgggccaatttgcatacatttccagaacagaaatctgaacattggataaatcCAGGTTTAAAAttcttgtttaattttgttgacacattagagtcaaaggtttctACAGAGGGAAtgttggatatctctttttatcactcaataaatcagaaaatactgtcaacagacatttaaaaaaaatcaattttcgccatgtttttaaGAGTAAGAtactataaatcaggctatgaatgatatttaaacaaaccccCTGGTAAataccttcagaatatagataggaatgaaattGGGAAGTTTGGTTTATGAAAGTGCTACTGAAGCGGAGATTTGTGGCTCAGAGTttgagaaaaaacacattttgagagTATAATATGGACTGTTAAGTTCCacacattttgcaagacactacagaTAAACAGGGTAAAAATGTTTAACTaacagatatcaccatgaaactttccCAGTTGATTAttcacattaagacaattatttttcgtattacaagttttctgaaagtttatgtttaaatatgcaaatgaggcattttctaatgctaacttttggtgaatttaggagaaatctacagacgcaaatagacaaagtgttgtcaaataaacacctaaatgtgtattttagatgttttctttcaactagtctgaaagaagatatgttatggaagcaaaatagcccaaaatctcaaaatttaccagaaatgaaaaaaacaacaattatatTCTCCTTGTGTATAAATCTGAGAACTTGTTCGTGCTCATCAAAGTGTCATTTTGTCAATCTTGTCAAAGAACCTACAAAGCATGTTGAGTGTACTGCcctaataaaagaaaaaaaacagccagaTTCCTGAGTAATATGTGTGTTTCCAGGAGCATGGGCGAGAGTGCTTGAAGGAGCCTTGAGGAGCGGATGTGAGGGAGGACAGTAAAAAGCTTAGGGACCAGGAGAGGGCTCGATATAAAGGCTGACTGGGACAAGCTGCTGTTCAGACCGGTGGAGCTCTCCTCATCTTAAAGCACACTTCCTTAAACAACTGACCAAAGCTGACACAGCAAGTGAGTAACATATggcttcttctgcttctctgtCTCTCGGGGATATCCCCCCACGCTCTCTGCTACTCTTTCCTGTCTTCATTCTCCCACATTTGTGCACAGAGCTGTCTTGTTGTTGTAAGTATGGCTGGTCTACTCCGGCCTCTTATCTCTTAgcagtttgttgtttgttactTCCAagcttctccctcctcctcctccctctctccctatCTACTATCTATTTGTCAACGTCTCCCTTGCATAATGACATGGGATCCCCTGTGTCCTTCTTACTCTAAACTCACTTACtgtctctacacacacacacacacacacggcaccTCAtgtcaaatactgtatgttgaactattttcctctctttcccaCTGCTTTAAAAAGCCTTCCCTAATTTATGTAAGCGGCCTGACCTCAGTGCCACTCACCCCTATTGGGTGAGGAAACACTGACTGTACTGTACACGAACCTATGCTGTTACTGCATGTATgcctatgtacagtatgtgtatatgtgcgtgtgtgtgtgtgcgttgtcCAGGACGAAGCAGAATGAGCATGCGCGGAGCAGTGGCTGGTTGCTTGGTGCTGGCGTGCCTGTTGGCGCTGCTGGCCGAGAGGACGGACGGACACATCACCTTCTTCAGTCCAAAGGAGATGATGCTGATGAAGGTAGGGAGCTCAAAGTTGGATGATTGGACAGCGAGCAGACgttttatagtgacgtctgATGTCTTTTCAGTGCAATCATACGAACATTGAACTCCCATTAGAGCTTTGTCTTACATTATATTGTCCTGTGGTTTCTCTGGATGAGTGTCATTTTGATTATGTAACATGATATTACATAATATAGAGTTTTTAGATATGAATAGGTTATGAGgttttgcttcttttctttgtattttgttaaagtaaattgaacatctttgggttttgaGTGTTGGACAATTTTAATAgccatttttctgcattttttgacattttataaccaaacaataatcaattaattgagagaATAACTTGCAGATtcataaataatagaaataataattgttagttgcagccctagtagcaaaaaacacatcaatattgattaattttttttaaattacagtaGTATTTTGTCCATTTTATCCACCAGGAAAGATGAAATGACAAATCCAGACTCACAATTCTCATGAGTTTTTCAGTTTGCTGTTTTAGTTTGAATgataaagttacaaaaaaaaggtcAAGTGGAGTTTGCTCGCAGTGTCGAATCAGTATATTAAGAAGCTGATAAACTGTCTGTGGCTTAGGAAACAAATGAGTTACTGATAAGACAGGTATTGTGGCTCTTTGTACTTGTATGCAATGAAAGAATGACTGAAGTCCATTTTGtattacagtatgttttcatttattgtttGCTGCAGGAGAGAGAAGGTAGAAAGGACATGGAGCCCCGATCGGAGGACGGTCAGTTTGAAGAGGTTACAGTCCAACTTCCTCAGGTGGAACATGTTGGAAATCCTgtgagcacgcacacacacaccaccttcACCCCCAATACCGTTGCTGTTTTCACCAAAGAATTGTGTCAATTGAGTACAAGTTATTAACACCTCTTTCGTTTGTGCACCAGGATAAAACAGTGGAGATCGCTGTCCGTCTCTCACCTCAACAGTTAGACCACGTGGCTCCGCTGCTCGAAGATATCATCCATGAAATAGTGGAGGATCATCAGCAAGGTACAAGTGTTTGAGATGTAGTCtgacatatttgttttaaaaaacacacacacaacatgacaTTGTATCTTCTTTTATTATCCAAAGATGATTAGCAGACACACACTTAACAAGTGATATCGCTGTGATTAAAACCCTCTTTTGTGATCACACTGTTCTCCCGCTATCTCCGTCTCTGCAGCCAAATAGCGAGGCCGAAGACACCGGGGGGAGGAACGCTGTACAAATTCTTCAAAAAGCACtgaatgctcaaatgttttattgtgttttaatgaaTCAGTCAATAAAGGGAAATGATTGTGTCACTTAATGGAACCTCTTTTGTTGTCATTTCTGAGGAAGCATGTCAGCGAGAGTTGGCCACACGGTGTCAGCATGTAACAGGAAGCTCTTTCATTTCAATCATTCACATACCTGAATGAAAGTCACGTGACTTTCTTGACCTATTCACCAATTTCACAGAATTCATGATACGAAAAGTAAGTGATTAACCAGTGTTATTCACACTTATGCAAGTGACAAactttgtatattttattactCTTAAAAACAGTTAATTTCCCTTCAAATTACTTATAAAAATCTATTCAGAAACTCCACCTGATGATTTTAAAGACACATTATGTCTGAATTGTTCATTCAAGAAGTGCAGTAATACGACGGCGGAATTTGACCCCTTTTCTGTTATCAAGCCTCCGTTTGCCTGATAGTTGTTTCAGAGCTTCGACGTCAGCCTCTCGCAGATCTCAAAGTCCTTGACTGCAAGGGCAGCGTCTCGAGCTAAAGGGGCGGGGAGAACCAGGCTGCAGTCGCTGTCACAATACTTCCCAGTTATCCCCTCCATTTCCTCTGCGACGGCACAGTAGGTTGGGCTCACGGCACCCTCCTCTGGAGACTGAGAGGAAGACAAGAACGATGAAGAAGAAATATTAGAGTGCAGTcaacaaaaatgacaaatatgcaACCGGGAAGTTAGTGTAATCCCTGCCCTGAGGTTAAAGAGGAGCTATTATgcttttatgccttttttcccttttcctttagtgtgttttatagttttttggtgcatgttaaaggtcagaaaactgtctgaaacgcctcacttgaagtcctgccttttcttccataatgtggtgatgtcaacaagtaacacatttgcacaagagtaggctgtggctcagaggcaGAGTGGGTCGCCCGCTAATCGGGAGGTCAGTAAAGGGAAATGATTGTGTCACTAATGGAACTTCTCCTGAACTGAACTTCTCCTGAACtgtctgaaacgcctcgcttgaagtcctgccttttcttccataatgtggtgatgtcaacaagtaacacatttgcacaagagtaggctgtggctcagaggttgAGCGGGTCGCCCACCAATCGGGAGGTCAGTAAAGGGAAATGATTGTGTCAATTATTGGAACTTCTATCAGTCCCTTGtgccagtccacatgtcgacgtgtccttgagcaagatactgaaccgcAAATTGCTACCGAAGGCTGTTCCATCGGTGGCACCGcctgtgtataaatgtgtgtatgaatgtgtaaatgctgacatgtagtgtaaagtgctttgagtggttggaggactagaaaggcgctgtataaatgcaagtccctCTACCGTCCATTTACGgcgcataatacctgcctagtgaCTAGTTTCGCACGCCCTCAAAGAAAGCTAGTTCGAGccgagctggagcggagtccgaagagtttggttcggttgaccaatcacaacagtgggccagctgaccaatcagagctgattgGGCTTTCCCCTGGGGGGAGCATTTCAGACAAGacagggtgaaaagaggtgctgcagcacagccggtatgagaaaagtaaagcgctTTGAGCATGTTCGAGTAGAAAACCAAAATAcaatatgcacctgaaaattagcataataggtcctctttaaacataGTTTGCCCCTACAGCTACACATCACAGATGAACATCAGGAGGATAAGTGCAAGAGTTTGAAATCTGtgcaagaaaacacacaaaaactggTGATAGATCCCAGATGTGaaagctgtgtgtatgtgtgtagccATGGTTACATGTGACACAGAATGAATTCCAGAGTAATTTGTATAaacatacacaaaaacacaatgtgacGGGTCTGCTGAGCATACACTGCTTATCAGTTTTTCAATTGGACACATTTCAACCAAACCTCGTTAGCCAACTTCTTAGTTCAACTTTTACCTACTGTGCTTACCGCAGTGTGCACACAGTGTTCCTGTGTAAATAGATTATGGATTATTAACACCAGTTTGGATGCCCTCCGAATAAAATTGGTTAGCTAAATAGCCTATGGCTAAACTGTCCACTCATAGAGTTAGTGTAATCCCTGCCCTGATGTTAAAGAGGAGCTATTATgcttttatgccttttttcccttttcctttagtgtgttttatagttttttggTGCATGTTAAAGGTCAGAAAAGTTTGcaaaagcccaaagtccacgccaaagggagttactctcccccacagaaacactgctccaaAGTAAGTAAGTAACAAAGGACTGACTTCTGCATTTGGTTAACTGGAAG
This portion of the Sebastes fasciatus isolate fSebFas1 chromosome 1, fSebFas1.pri, whole genome shotgun sequence genome encodes:
- the mlnl gene encoding motilin-like is translated as MSMRGAVAGCLVLACLLALLAERTDGHITFFSPKEMMLMKEREGRKDMEPRSEDGQFEEVTVQLPQVEHVGNPDKTVEIAVRLSPQQLDHVAPLLEDIIHEIVEDHQQAK